In the Limanda limanda chromosome 10, fLimLim1.1, whole genome shotgun sequence genome, one interval contains:
- the LOC133011382 gene encoding olfactory receptor 1J4-like: MDVSCNVSTLESQTQIESSLYHLIEMVIMCVSCSLNTMLSLPLIWVITRSPSLLRHTCFLLLAHLLLCDSLQQLLWTIKAVLMRSREEMSVTQCLIFSAAYQAFSLVDFLLSTAMAVDRFVAVKWPLRYELLIRTRRKRAAVTAIWTISFVVIAVALGISLSNIQVNFSFQRCRPLILMPCLSEMSAALLYCTLGSAVVLPLCSLTILACFCLLCRDMHAGLLCSKRAWVTLTLQAFQTLFFSGPVIMEGFLIPGHLHSDAVDIAATITYNLGVSLIPLVYGYRSRELQQRIRQAAHMCKVPT, translated from the exons ATGGATGTCAGCTGCAATGTGTCGACCCTGGAGAGTCAGACACAGATCGAGTCCAGCCTCTACCACCTGATTGAGATGGTCATcatgtgtgtgagctgcagctTGAACACCATGCTCAGTCTTCCTTTGATCTGGGTCATCACACGCTCGCCGTCCCTCCTCAGACACACTTGCTTCCTGCTCCTCGCACATCTCCTGCTGTGCGACAGCCTCCAA cagctcctctggacGATCAAAGCGGTTCTGATGAGATCCAGAGAAGAGATGTCAGTGACCCAGTGTCTGATCTTCTCTGCGGCCTACCAGGCCTTCTCATTG GTGGACTTCTTGCTGAGCACTGCCATGGCTGTGGACCGATTTGTCGCTGTCAAGTGGCCTCTGCGCTATGAATTGCTGATCCGTACTCGGAGGAAGCGAGCAGCTGTTACAGCCATATGGACCATATCGTTTGTGGTCATCGCTGTGGCTTTGGGTATCAGCCTCAGCAACATCCAGGTGAATTTTTCCTTTCAGCGCTGTCGCCCTCTCATCCTCATGCCCTGCCTGTCAGAGATGTCTGCCGCCCTGCTCTACTGCACCTTGGGCAGTGCTGTGGTGCTGCCTCTCTGCTCCCTGACCATCCTGGCATGCTTCTGCCTGCTCTGCAGGGACATGCACGCCGGGCTGCTCTGCTCCAAGAGAGCATGGGTGACGCTGACCCTCCAGGCTTTTCAGACTCTTTTCTTTTCAGGTCCTGTGATCATGGAAGGCTTCCTGATCCCTGGACACCTGCACAGTGATGCTGTGGATATAGCAGCAACCATCACCTACAACCTGGGGGTGTCACTCATCCCTCTGGTCTACGGGTATCGCTCACgggagctgcagcagcggaTACGACAGGCTGCACACATGTGCAAAGTCCCAACTTAA
- the cetn2 gene encoding uncharacterized protein cetn2 has translation MATIAKRPSLQGPVPPPRKKTTPKAELTEEQKQEIREAFELFDTDGCGFIDVKELKVAMRALGFEPKKEEIKKMIGEVDKEGTGKVSFVDFLSVMTHKMAEKDSKEEILKAFRLFDDDETGKISFKNLKRVAKELGENLTDEELREMIDEADRDGDGEVNQQEFLRIMKKTCLY, from the exons ATG GCGACCATTGCCAAGAGACCCTCCCTGCAGGGCCCAGTGCCCCCTCCTCGTAAGAAGACCACCCCCAAGGCAGAGCTGACCGAGGAGCAGAAGCAGGAGATCAGAGAGGCCTTCGAGCTGTTTGACACTGATGGTTGTGGATTCATCGATGTCAAAGAGCTCAAG GTGGCGATGAGAGCTCTGGGGTTTGAACCGAAGAAAGAGGAGATCAAGAAGATGATTGGTGAAGTGGATAAAGAGGGAACAGGGAAGGTCTCCTTTGTTGACTTCCTCAGTGTCATGACACATAAAATG GCAGAGAAAGACTCCAAAGAGGAGATCCTGAAAGCGTTCCGTCTGTTTGACGACGACGAGACCGGAAAGATCTCCTTCAAGAATCTGAAGCGAGTTGCCAAAGAGCTCGGAGAGAACCTAACGGATGAAGAGCTGCGG GAGATGATCGATGAGGCTGACCGAGACGGGGACGGAGAAGTCAACCAGCAGGAGTTCCTGCGCATTATGAAGAAAACCTGCCTGTACTGA
- the nsdhl gene encoding sterol-4-alpha-carboxylate 3-dehydrogenase, decarboxylating, producing MATRVRPGSKRCAVIGGSGFLGRHLVEKLLDRGYTVSVFDIRQSYELPGVTFHLGDLCDPQALAPALRDVSLVFHCASPAPGSDNRALFETVNIKGTRTVIQACAEAGVQKLVLTSSASVVFEGTDIKNGGEDLPYAKKPIDYYTETKIEQEKLVLAACDKEKGFLTVAIRPHGIFGPRDPQLVPILVDTARRGKMKFIIGDGTNLVDFTFVENVVHGHILAAERLKADSPICGKPYHITNDEPVRFWDFMSDVLVGLGYPAPRYHLPYALVYGLALLLWLLALILRPLVSFKPTFTPMRVALAGTHHYYSCERAKQDMGYKPVVGLKEGIARTVQSYPHLRQGA from the exons ATGGCCACACGGGTTCGACCG GGCAGCAAGCGCTGCGCGGTGATCGGGGGCTCCGGGTTCCTGGGCAGACACCTggtggagaagctgctggaccGAGGCTACACTGTGTCCGTGTTCGACATCCGCCAGAGCTACGAGCTGCCCGGGGTCACCTTCCACCTGGGAGACCTGTGTGACCCGCAG GCTCTGGCCCCGGCCCTGAGAGATGTGTCCCTGGTCTTCCACTGTGCGTCTCCGGCCCCGGGGAGTGACAACCGGGCACTGTTTGAGACCGTGAACATCAAGGGCACACGCACAGTTATTCAGGCCTGTGCTGAGGCTGGAGTACAG AAATTGGTCCTGACCAGCAGTGCCAGTGTGGTGTTTGAAGGGACAGACATTAAGAACGGAGGAGAGGACCTGCCCTACGCTAAGAAGCCCATCGACTACTACACAGAGACCAAGATCGAGCAGGAGAAG TTGGTCCTGGCAGCTTGTGACAAGGAGAAGGGTTTCCTCACCGTCGCCATCCGGCCCCACGGCATCTTCGGCCCTCGGGACCCCCAGCTGGTTCCGATCCTGGTGGACACGGCTCGTAGGGGCAAGATGAAGTTCATCATTGG TGATGGGACTAATCTGGTGGATTTCACCTTTGTGGAGAACGTTGTGCATGGACACATCCTGGCTGCTGAGCGCCTGAAAGCCGACTCCCCCATCTGTGGAAAG CCGTACCACATCACCAATGACGAGCCGGTGAGATTCTGGGACTTCATGTCTGACGTGCTGGTCGGGCTGGGATACCCTGCTCCTCGCTACCACCTCCCCTACGCCCTGGTGTATGGACTGGCCCTGCTCCTCTGGCTGCTGGCCCTCATCCTGCGCCCTCTAGTGTCCTTTAAACCCACCTTTACTCCAATGAGAGTGGCCCTGGCTGGAACCCACCACTACTACAGCTGTGAACGAGCCAAGCAGGACATGGGCTACAAACCCGTGGTGGGTCTGAAGGAGGGGATCGCCCGCACCGTGCAGAGCTACCCTCACCTCAGACAAGGGGCATGA
- the gcna gene encoding germ cell nuclear acidic protein: MNDDNRQLFERVARKMGWMEKGGLDTAEKKLISSIGKTRFGATSGLRPSDPSASPLLLGLSGSEDESEKENQCFKSHDYRDKSLIESSDDDFDQFLVGRATPKAKPTTQGTCSAAKKDKSNVLVVSSDDEGSFETFLQRVKTPNTKTQKVSESGSEDSLKNFIVDDCSTDDDFIETKISLKVPKKSNTPAAQPPRRRPLSQWDSPVFVSDSDDDDNIVVKSTWRTRHSKPKPPAKANKNNALLRDEDDRAPSLPSLSVSSPFSFRPPKTPISLDTPKFTFKTPSMLVESESSEEEFTSLLERLKKKNKLPGTSCSPKNTKENIKEPPVLAPPVKAPTKPTSKSLGETPLRVKAPGKSTTLKPMVSQTEPRHGPTSRVTLCKTPGCFLQSLSNPGSSYGTGFKQNKEDLTKKLYRLYNTSVFDSKLPVDMSVTWNKKLRKTAGYCVTGQERGGGSRYARIDLSEKVCDSADRLRDTLIHEMCHAATWLINGVRDGHGSYWKLYARKSTLAHPELPMVTRCHSYDITYKFKYQCTRCQNTIGRHSKSLDTQRFACALCTGNLVLLTPLKTRAPAPFANFVKENYGTVRQELTGQSHAEVMRKLSADFASKTKLSQS; this comes from the exons CAGCTCGATTGGCAAGACTCGTTTTGGTGCCACAAGTGGTCTTCGACCCTCAGATCCATCAGCTTCGCCCCTGCTGCTCGGCCTCTCTGGAAGTGAAGATGAGTCGGAGAAGGAGAATCAGTGCTTCAAAAGCCACGATTACAGAGACAAGTCTTTGATTGAGTCCAGTGACGATGACTTTGACCAGT TTCTTGTGGGAAGGGCTACACCAAAAGCTAAGCCGACAACACAGGGAACTTGTAGCGCTGCAAAGAAAGACAA ATCAAATGTTCTTGTAGTGAGCTCAGACGATGAAGGCAGCTTTGAGACGT TTCTGCAACGAGTGAAGACACCAAACACCAAGACTCAGAAAGTGTCAGAGAGTGGAAGTGAAGACAG CCTCAAAAACTTCATCGTGGACGACTGCTCAACAGACGATGACTTTATTGAGACAAAAATATCTTTGAAAG TGCCGAAGAAGAGCAACACTCCAGCAGCCCAGCCTCCACGGAGGAGACCACTGTCTCAATGGGACTCGCCTGTCTTTGTCAGTGACAGTGACGACGATGATAACATCGTGGTCAAAAGCACGTGGAGAACTCGTCACTCAAAACCTAAACCGCCGGCAAAGGCCAACAAGAACAATGCTCTGCTCCGCGATGAAGACGACAGAGCTCCATCactgccttctctctctgtctcatctcCTTTTTCATTCCGTCCACCCAAAACTCCAATATCTCTGGACACTCCTAAGTTTACGTTTAAAACACCTTCGATGTTGGTTGAGTCGGAGAGTTCTGAGGAGGAGTTCACATCGTTGCTGGAgaggctgaaaaagaaaaacaaactcccTGGCACTTCATGCTCCCCAAAGAACACTAAAG AGAACATTAAGGAGCCTCCTGTGTTAGCTCCTCCGGTGAAGGCACCAACAAAACCAACTTCTAAATCATTGGGGGAAACACCTCTGCGAGTGAAAGCCCCTGGGAAATCCACCACCTTGAAGCCGATGGTCAGTCAGACAGAGCCCAGACACGGCCCCACTAGCAG GGTAACTTTGTGTAAAACCCCCGGCTGCTTCCTGCAGTCACTGTCGAACCCTGGCTCCAGCTATGGCACCGGCTTCAAGCAGAACAAGGAGGACCTCACCAAGAAACTCTACCGGCTGTACAACACCTCTGTATTCGACAGCAAG CTCCCTGTTGATATGTCAGTGACCTGGAATAAGAAATTGCGGAAAACGGCTGGTTACTGTGTCACGGGTCAGGAGCGCGGCGGTGGGAGCCGCTACGCTCGCATAGACCTGTCAGAGAAAGTCTGTGATTCCGCAg ATCGTCTCAGAGACACGTTGATTCACGAGATGTGTCACGCGGCGACCTGGCTGATTAATGGCGTGAGGGACGGGCACGGAAGCTACTGGAAGCTTTACGCACGCAAGTCCACATTGGCGCATCCCGAGCTGCCCATGGTCACCCGCTGCCACAGCTACGACATCACGTACAAATTCAAATACCAGTGCACCCGCTGCCAGAATAC TATCGGGCGTCACTCCAAGTCACTGGACACCCAGAGGTTTGCGTGTGCCCTCTGCACAGGGAATCTGGTCCTGCTGACTCCCCTCAAGACGCGCGCTCCTGCGCCTTTCGCCAACTTCGTCAAAGAGAATTATGGGACTGTGCGACAGGAGCTAACAGGACAAAGCCACGCGGAGGTGATGCGTAAGCTGAGCGCCGACTTTGCCTCAAAGACTAAACTCAGTCAAAGCTGA